In a genomic window of Sulfuriferula nivalis:
- a CDS encoding PilN domain-containing protein, with protein MSQQINLCNPLFRKQEKYFSAITMVQSLAIILLGALLFYAYLQYQYRDLAKQAQQMSLRQTEAQQQLTQVASTMGPRKPSQALLDSVAETEHAVQAQQVILGLLKTGEMANQTGFSAYFQALSRQTVHGLWLTGFDVVGMGSQISINGRAMQAELIPQFIGKLKNEPQFVGANFTALEIAPPKPVTTNTTDTPPVSLPYTNFTLTNVVAEPAK; from the coding sequence GTGAGCCAGCAAATTAATTTATGTAATCCACTATTCCGCAAACAGGAAAAGTACTTCTCTGCTATTACCATGGTGCAATCTTTAGCTATCATCCTGCTCGGTGCATTGCTGTTTTATGCGTATTTACAATACCAGTATCGTGACTTGGCAAAACAGGCGCAGCAAATGTCACTACGCCAGACTGAGGCACAACAGCAATTAACCCAGGTCGCATCAACGATGGGACCCCGCAAACCCAGCCAGGCACTGCTTGACAGCGTCGCTGAGACAGAACATGCAGTGCAGGCACAGCAGGTCATACTGGGCTTGTTAAAAACCGGGGAAATGGCTAACCAGACCGGCTTCTCTGCCTATTTTCAGGCGCTGTCGCGGCAAACTGTGCATGGTCTATGGCTCACAGGATTTGATGTGGTTGGAATGGGTAGCCAAATCAGCATCAATGGTCGCGCCATGCAAGCTGAGTTAATTCCTCAATTTATAGGCAAATTAAAAAATGAACCTCAATTTGTAGGCGCAAATTTCACCGCGCTTGAAATCGCGCCACCTAAACCGGTAACAACAAATACAACTGACACGCCTCCAGTCAGTTTGCCATACACCAACTTCACCCTTACTAATGTGGTTGCGGAGCCTGCCAAATGA